In the Gorilla gorilla gorilla isolate KB3781 chromosome 1, NHGRI_mGorGor1-v2.1_pri, whole genome shotgun sequence genome, agGGACGAGATTCACACGATTTCCTCCCTTCCGGCTGAGCTGAGCTGTGCTCTGTCATCACCGACAGCAAGTGCTGGAGGAGAAAATCCTGCTGGGGCCTTTAATCACATTGAGAGAGCAATTTAGGAATCACCCTGGGCCTGAACCCTGGTTCTGCCAGTCGTTGGCTACATGACCTTGATCAAGTTACTCCACCTCTCTGAGCTGgttctttcatctgtaaaatggggttaatgtCTGCCTCTCAGGTCTGTGTAAAGagttaatgaaataatgaatgtaggccaggcacagtggctcacgcctgtaatcccaacactttgggaggccgagatgggcggatcacgaggtcaggagatcgagaccatcctggctaacatggtgaaaccccgtttctactaaaaatacaaaaaattagccacacctgtagtcccagctactcgggaggctgaggcaggagaatggcgtgaacccgagaggcggagcttcatctcaaaaaaaataaaaatatgaatgtaaGGTATCAGGCATAGGAATAGGTATTCAGggccacgcgtggtggctcacagttgcaatctcagcactttgggaggccgaggcaggcggatcacctgaggtcaggagttggagacaagcctggccaagacggtgaaaccccgtctctactaaaaatacaaaaattagctgggcatgctggcaggtgctataatcccagctacttgggaggctgaggtgggagaatcacttgaactcgggaggtgaaggttgcagtgagctgagatcgcgccattgcactccagcctgggcgacagaaccagactgcgtctcaagaagaaaaaaaagaaataggtattCAGTATTAATATCTGTATCAGTCAACTTTCTCAACTGCAAGCAGTAAGATTCCACTAAAGGTTGTCTAGCAGTAAAAGGCCAGAGGATCAGGCTGGGGGGCTACACATCAAGAACAGTATCCCCAGAATGCCACTTCAGTGAAGACCCTAGGGCCACCCCCAGTTGCCAACACACAGCACACATGTGGCAGCACGCATTAGGGATTTTCTGTAGCCTCACTCACCGTGGCACCCCTTGCCCTTCTCTCTGCCCTTTTGGGATCTGTTACAGGAGGAAGGAAGTGGATTCCTCACGCTCATGGCTAGACTGCATAGGGAAAACACATACATAAGCACTATACCCCTGGTGCTGTTTACACTGCTTACAACCCTCCCTTAGAGAATGATACTACTATTTTGCCAGTTGATAGATATGGAAACTGATGCACAGAGAGGTTTTTTTCTTAACTTGCCTGAGATCACACAACCAGTAAACAGTAGAACCAGAACTGGAACCTAGGCAGTTTAACTCTCTTGCTAATGTCCTGAACTAGAACTCTCAGGGTAACCAGAGTTACCCTGAGAAATTACTATTTTCCATCTACATGATGGGAAGATTCTATCATAACTGTGactagatggatggatggatggatggatggatggatggatggatggatggtttattcattaattcaacttTAAGTGCTTTTTATGTCCCAGGCTCTGTGGTCAACACCAAGTAAAACTAATGTGTTCTCTGACTTTAAGGAACTTAGGGCTAGTGGAGGAAACGAACAAGAAATAAGCAAACACTCAAGTAAATTAAATACTTGGAAATTATGAGAAGAGCAAGGAAGGAAGCACAGAAAAGGTATAAGAAAGAATCACTGGGGCAACACTGTGGGTAGGGAGGACTCTCTCCCTGGCTCACTGTTCAGCCATACTAGCCTCCTGGctgctctttgtttttttttgttgttgttgttgtttgtttgttgttgttgttgtttttgagacaaagtcttgctctatcaccagggtggagcgcagtggcacgatctcggctcactgcaacctccgcctcccggtttcaagcgactttcctgcctcagcctcccgagtagctgggactacaggagcgcgctaccatgcccagctaacttttgtatttttagtagagatgggtttcaccatgttggccaggatggtcttgaactcctgaccttgtgatgcgcccaccttggcctcccaaagtgctgggattacaggtgtgagccactgcacccggccctggctACTCTTTGGAACCACCAAGCACACTTAGGGCGTTTGCTTTGGCTGTTCCTTCTGCTTAATAAGGGTTTCCCCAGTTACCTGCATGGCTAACTCCCTCACCTCCTTAAAGTTTTGTATGCATAGCACCTTCTCAGCAAGACCTTCCTTGACACCACTGGTTAACAACTCATCCTGCCTCTTCCTTGCACTGATGGTGCATCAGCACTCCCTGTCTCCTCCCTGCTCTACTGTATCTTCCCCTTACCACTTTCTAACACCGtttatttatgtgtatttataatttattatatttattatgtttacaCTTTGCTTTACCTTGTAGAATGTAAACATCACAAGAGAGCAGGGATCTTTGTTCTGTTCACtgaaatgtggcacatagtaagtgctcaaaagtatttattgaatgaatgtaaATAATGTCCCTGatgtcacacagctgggaagtggcATTTCTGTGATTTGTATCTAGTGTTATTTGGCTCCAAAGCTATAGAACCTTATTACTAGGGCTGTTACAGGGCTCAAATGGGTTCACGTGTCAgccacttagcacagtgcctggtaggAAGGTTAATGTGCCGTAAACATGAAATAATAGTCGTTATTATTAATTATGGAGAGGGCCCCTCCCTCTTGGGctcatttttctaaatttcataATAGTACAGCCGGCTTTTTGGGGTAAGACGTCAAGCCTGACTTGACAGACACACTGACATGACTCTTAGGAAGGAAAAATGCAGCTGTGCCAGCCCCAGTAGCCTGGAACCCTGCCCCAGCAGGACCCAGTCCTCTATGTGGCCCAGCCTACTTCATAACTGAGCTGAAACTGTTCACCCACAGGGAATGCAAACAACACAGACTTCCTGTGTTTTGAGAAAGGGGAAGTCCAACCAGTGATTTACCTTGAGTCATTTGTTTCGAGACAGAAGCCTCAGCAGTTGGCAGAAAGTAGCGGAAGGAGGAAGGCTGCCAGAGGCAAGAAAGGAGACCTGGATTCTAGAAGGAATGCCACTACTTCTCAGCTGACCACACTGAGCGAGTCCCCTCTCTGGCCTTAATTTTCTCACCTGGAAAATGGGACAATGATCTTTACCTCACTGGCTTCTCTAGGCAGTGCTAATATCGATGAGTGCCTGTGTGTGAAGAGCTGGAAATACAGGAATGCATCAGCATCTTGCAACTGGAAGGGCAAAGTTCAGAGGTTAAAAATTTACAAACTATGAAGTCACTTagatctggattcaaatcctgcctccatcactttctagctgtgtgtccCTGGGCAAGTAATGTAACCTCTCTAAGTCTCAGGATCTTTGGTTTCCTCAgctgtgaaataatttttctcctaAACTGATTTTGAGGATTAACTGAGATATGCATATCAATGGCTATGAAGGAACAAGGAACTGGGCTCAGAGGAATCCTTCAGGAATGGTGATTCTTGTTTTTAATCCTGGATGAGTTCTCACTTCCTCTCTGTGTGATGCCAGTGCCCAGGACAAACCCCTGCTgagagtatttctttttttttattttttgagacagagtctcactctgtcacccaagctggagtgcagtggtgcgatctcggctcactgcaacctccgcctcttggtttcaagcgatcctcctgcctcagcctctcgagtagctgggattacaggcacctaccaccatgcccagctaactttttttttccccaccaggGTGTTCCTGAGTTTATTTGAGGCACAGCCGGGCGAGGGCCCTGTACCTAGAAGAAGGTGTTGGGTCTCCTGGTGAAGCGTGGCTTCTGCTGATGGCACAGCACCAAGTGGGGCAGCAGGAACTTGATCTTGGAGTCGTGGAATTGCTTGACAGCTGGCCACCAGCACTTGCTGGCCGCAATCTCCTCCACCTTCATGATCTGGATGAAGTGGGCCCGGACGCGGTACCGGGTGCCCATGTCTTGGTAGCACTGGGTGACAGCACCCATGGTGGTTAGGTCCCGGTATTCCCTGTACATGTTGTGGGTGCTGCTCCGGGAGTCATAGTGCAGCCAGATGCCAAAGTTCTTCACCCACAGTGGGTACTTCTCAAACACCTGCCCACAGTTGACAGTCTCCCCTGAAGACTTCTTCATCTTCTTTAATTGAGATAGGAAGTACCAGAAGTGGAACTTGGCAACTACATGATTAGGCGCAAAGATTTGCATGTGGTAGAGGGGCAGTGTGTGGCATTTGGGGGTGGACAGGCAGTGACACACCACCTTGTACTGTTGTTCTGTGCCCAAGGCCTTCATGGCTTTCTCTCCACCTTTGCCACCACCCGCAAAAGgaaaaggctaatttttgtatttttagtagagatggggtttcaccatcttggccactcCTGatctaaagtgatccacccaccttggccttcaaaagtgctgggattataggcgtgagccactgcacccagcccccttcTGAGTATTTAATAGAAATACCTCCATCTGTGGGACCACagataattattaaaatagagaataattttatgtatttatttttacttatgacAAAACTTAATAAATTCATGGCAGAAAAAAACTTaagcaaataagtaaaaataagaaaatagagattACGTATAACTTCATCACCTAGAGATAATCACTATTAACAGTTGGGTTAACTCTCCTGGATTTCTTTTTAAGGCATATTTAACAAGATGTTAAATGCAAGTTTCCCGTCATTTTGGCTTTGGGGCAGAGGCAAGGACCACTAGATCCAGGCATGCTGAAGGATGGAGAAACCAGTTCTACCAGCATTAATCCCATCACCCCcagagtgtgtggtgtgtgtgtgtgtgtgtgtgtgtgtgtgtgtgtgtgtgtgtatgagagagagagagaagacagaagagagaagagggctAGTTTAGAGAGATGTATTTTAGAGGcaattgtggttttttgttttgtttttgagtcagggtctcactctgtcacccaggctggagtatggtggcacaatcactgctcactgcaaccttgaattcctgggctcaagtgatccttccacctagcctctcaagtagctaggactacaggcgcgtgttaccatgcccagttaggttttttttacttttttatggagatgggatcttgctgtgttgcccaggctggtctcgaactcctggcctcaagcaatcatccccgctaggcctcccaaagtgctggaattacaggcatgtaggGCAGTTGTCTGGAGAGCAGATCCAATCCACTGTTTGCTATCTCAGTGgccttgggtaagtcacttcacctctctgggccttaattTCATCTGCCAAGTGGGAGTTATGATAATAGTACTTCCCTCATAAATCACTGTGgggggccgggtgaggtggctcacgcctgtaattccagcactttgggaggccaaggcaggcaggtcacctgaggtcaggattttaacaccagcctggcaacatggtgaaaccctgtctctacaaaaatacaaaaatgagccagacatgatggcgagtgcctgtaatcccagctgctagggaggctgaggtggaagaatcacttgaacgcagaaggcggaggttgcagtgagctgagattgcgccactgcactccagcctgggcaacagagcaagactctgtctcaaaaaaaaaaaaaaaatcactgtgagGATAACAGATGTAATGTATGTAGCATGTAATACAGTGTTTTGCACAAGCAAAtgtatacaactttttttttttctttgagacggagtctcgctctattgcccaggctggagtgcagtgacagggtttcaccatgttggccaggctggtgtcaaactcctgacctcaagtgacccacccacctctgcctcccaaagtgctgggattgcaggtgtgagccaccatgcgcagccaCTTCTCAACttatgtcccaataaacccatcatacgTTGAAAATATTGTgagcagaaaatgcatttgataaacCTAaccatcatagcttagcctacctAGCCtatcttaaacatgctcagaagaCTTGTACTAGCCTTCAGTTGAACAAAATTATATAACACGAAGCCTATTTTTAAGCCTTCCAAGGATGGACCCAAGCACCCATTCCAAAACCCCTTTCCAGGATTACTGCAGATTCCCGGGAGGCTTTATTTCTCCTGCTCCCGTTCCTACTTCAGTCTGTACTATCTTTGGTCAGCACTATACCAAAACAGATGTAAAAGTTGGCCCCTTCAGCTGTTTCCACCAACACTCCAGTCAGGGCAGCCTCCATGAATATAGATCTTTCTTGAATATTTCCAGGGATAGGAGGCACAGACATTCACATCATAGCTATAAACCTCAGggtgaacaaaaacaaaaacaactcccAGTTTCCAAGACAGCCTTTTCTACTTTCCTCCACAGCCCCCGGCCTCAGCCACAAGCCAGCTCTTGTCTCCTGGTAAAGGAAATTTGCCTTTGGCTATTCATTCCACTCTCTCTTCCTAAGGACCTCTCAGATTTCTCTTCCAGGCATTATCCCACTGTGTGAAGCCTCAGGTTTGGGGGGCTGGCTTTCTCTCCTATctccccatcaccaccatcatcaagtgAAAGCCTTACAGGGCTCCTCTTTGGCCTTCATGTAGTCCGCATAAGGATAGGAGGAAACATTTGCTGTCATTCTGGCCCTCTCTGGCTTCCTGCTGTCCACCCCTCCCCAGAGCCCTTGGGTCCTGCCCATTTCCCAAATCCAGTCCTCCAGATTCTGGTAGAATCTCTGAGCCCTCAGTAGCTTCTCAGTGTATGTATGACCTTTTGCTTAAAACATTCAGAGCCACTGGGGAACAGATCCAAATCTaagttctcttcttcttcttcttcttcttttttgagatggagtctcactctgtcacccaggctggagtgcaatggcgtggtcttggctcactgcaacctctgcctcccaggttcaagcgatattcctgtctcagcctcccgagtagctgggactacaggcgcgtgccaccatgtctggctaatttttgtatttttagtagagatggggtttcactatgttggccaggctagtctcaaactcctgacctcgtgatccgcccgcctcggcctcccaaagtactgggattacaggtgtgagccaccacgcctggccttctctTCTTTGTTGCCTCCACAACAGCTGCCTCTCAGACATTCAAGACTACACCTCTACCCTGGTTTTCCAAAGCATTTTCCTAGTGAAAGCCATCCTCTTCTCTAAGGGTGGAGGTAATGCGCTAAGAGTTTATGACATGGATCTGGCTCACAggggtgtttttaaaaaatcaaatcaacatttaaaaattgatggATTACACATAAAAGTCCAGAATTGTGGCTTTTCTTATAAATTCAGAAAATCTGGCATCATAAGACCCACATTTCTCCCAAGGAGCACATTGGCCTAAATGAAGAGCGGACTCCCTGCCCTTTAGAcaggtttttcctttcttttttctttctaaatactgTACTTCATGCCATAagacaggtttttctttttcttttttttttgtgacggagtctcgctctgtcgcccaggctggagtgcagaggtgcaatctgggctcactgcaacctccgcctcccgggttcacgccattctcctgcctcagcctcccgagtagctgggactacaggcacctgccaccacgcccggctaattttgtgtgtgtgtgtgtgtgtgtgtgtgtgtgtgtttagtagagatggggtttcaccgtgttggccagaatggtctcgatctcctgacctcgtgatccgcccacctcggcctcccaaagtgctaggattacaggcgtgagccaccacgcccggcaagaCAGGTTTTTCTTATGCCCCTGATACACCAGCCgtatttctctctcctgcttgaCTCCTGCAGGCTTTCACCTTTGTGACCTTTGCTAAGCGGCATTTTAGTGCCAGTTTCTACCCTCTGTTGCTTTATTATAATTAAGTTGGGTCTAGGAATTCGCTAGGCTCACAAAGGGGGAAAGGGGACCCTACAGCAAGAGCAGTCACAAGTATGCAAGTGATGGCTATCCCTGGAAGGGCCCCGGGTCCAGAGGGATGGGGTCTCCCGTGCAAGGAGGCGGTGGGACTGGTGAGGGTGAAGGTGAGTCTTAGTTATGAAGGATCTAAATGCTCTCTCATCGGGCACGGGGAGCCAGCGTGGGGTTTAAGGCAGGGCGACACACCATGAGCTGTAGGTATGAGAAAGGTGACTGGGAAGCTTGCGGGGCAGAATCTATTGAAACCCTCCCATCCCCCGCTGTGTCTGCTGGAAGCCCAGTGAGAGGCAGGGGCAGCGGTCCGAGGACGGCTGCCGCAGGATGAGTGGCAAAGGCGGTGGGAACGGCTGGAAGGACTGCAAGGGAGGGATTTCGGAGGCAGCCTTGTCAAAGAGTGGGTATGCTTGACCTTGACAGAAAACACTGCGGGAGCTGCGGCAGCAACTCGCTCGCCTCCGCGGCCTTCCCGTCCCCTGCGCCGTAGCGGACCGCGGCGGAATCCCGGCCCCTCGCCGGGCGCTCTCCCGCGCGGATGCGGCACGCGAGGGGCGGGGGCGGGATGGCGAGGGTGGCAGCACTGCGGGGATGCCGGTCTTCCCTGGAAGgccagggagggaaagggaggctGGTCACATGGCACCGCCACCGGGCGCAGCCGGATTGGCGGGTTGcgcagccaagcaagccaaggcTGCTCGGATTTCCAGGCACTAAGCGGCCCCCTCCCCTCGTTCGAGCGCCCGAGGAAAGCGCTGGCCCTGCCCCGGGCAAGGGAAGACGCGAGCCGTGCTCGTTCCGCAGTGTGAAACGCACGGTATCGCCGCAGTCCTAGGGAGGTCTGATTATTGGGAGCTTGGGACGTCTGATTATTGTGTGGGAGCAGTTGTCTGATTATTGTCTCGGGAGGTCTGATTATTGTCTGGGAGGTCTGATTATTGTCTCCATGAACACCTCTCgtcccccttcccttctctgcttttctcctGACTTCCCACACCTGCCCCTCTTTCTACCTTACCTACCTGGAGGCCAGCTTTATTTGCAGGTTTCCATTACTTGCTGTAATTTTTCAGCTTTGAGTAAATCAACCTGCTGGAGGTGgcaaagattaaaagagaaatcCGACAGATGCCTCAAGTCCCACACATCCAGCCCCACTTATCTCCCCAAAATGCTCTTCTCTGTCTCAAGCAAAAACCTGAGAACCATCTCCATCTCGCTGTCCCCAATCAAATCTATGACCAAAACCTATTAAATTTACCTCCAAAATATTTCTTACACCTCACAccaagtatttttccttcttagcATCTATCCTGATTTGTAACTGTATGTTTATTTGTATGATTGTTTTTGTAAGGGTTTTTCCCACTGGATTGTAAGCTCCATGTGAGCAGGGACCTTGTCCGTTTTGCTCATTGTTATATCACCGACACTGtaccaggcacatagtaggtacacactaaatgttaattaattgattgaatgaatgaatccatgTAAAACAAGTCCTGGGGAGGGGCACAGATTTTAAGTAAAATACACAGTTTATCTATCCCCAAGAAGTCACCTATCCGATGGGTTTGGTGTCAtgaagcctgtagttccagctgcttggaagactaaggcaggaggattgcttgagcccaggagtttgaaactgtaTCATACTATGATTTTGCCtgtaaatagccactgcactccagcctgggcaacatagcatgacaccgtctataaacaaaacaaaaaaagaagtcatcTATCTAACAAACATGTCCTGAGGTCTTTGCTACACAAGGCCCTGGACAGAGACCAGTGCATGCAATGAGTAAGATTCCATTTCTACCTTCCCTCTTTGTCTTAAGAGTCCACATGTCACTAACCCAGACAAGACCCTGTGGTATTGGAGGTGCCAAGGGTGGAGTCAGAGTCCAGGATTTAGAATCTGATGAGCTGGCTGTGTGACCACAAGTCTCCTCTCTCTGAGGCTCCATCTTCTCATCTTCAAAACAGCATAGCAATACCAAGCTCACATGGCTGTTGAGAGCAATGAATGAGATAAATGAAAGCACCAACTGCGGGTTTTACAGCGATGTTGGGTGTAGGTGGGTGATCATATCTTCCAGTTTGCCTGGAACAGATCGATTGACACCTGTTAAACTAGAGCAAATTAATAGCATTCCCTTTCATCCTTCCAAATGTCCTGCTTTGGACAGTAAAGTATGTGGATACCCTAGTAATACATGTAACTCGAGAGTTATCTACACTGTACCCTGGGGACACAAAGGATGGAGGGAGGTGGGTCTGACTGTAGAAAGGTGGATGGTAACCATGGAAATGAGCCTGAAATATGCATAGGATTACACCAAGTGGAGAGGGATAGGAAGGGCATAAGAAGCAGAGGGACCAGCATTTGCCAAGAAGCGAGGCTTAACAATCCTGGGCATACTTAGTTAGATAACATAAAGAAGGCcaaatggcttgagtccaggaggcatgCAAGAAGATGAGGCTTTCTGCAGTGGGAACTGGAGAAAGTTTTTGAGTAGGGGTAGACATGAGCCAATGGCTTCACAAAAGAGACCAGTTGAGGAGCTGGAGCCGAAATTGAAGCAGAAGAGATAATGAGGCTTGAACAGGGCAGTGCATGTAAACCCAGGAAGAAAGGGTGAGATTCCATAAGCATTTTGGAGATAAAACAGATAGGGCTTCGATGTGAGCATCAGAGGACAGGTCAGAGGCAGGAAGACTTCCAGATGGATAAAGAGGCCACTCCCTGAGGCAGGCGGAGAGAGGACAGGCCAGGAGACCCAGAAAATAGGAGGTGACCCAGATCAGGCTGACTAGGCACAGAAGCTCATGATCCACAGGGAAAAATGGAGATCACATCAGGTAGAGGTGACTTCTGAGGCCAGAGGAAGGAGCTAGGAGCCTCAATATTCATGTGACATCTAATTAAAATTAGCTTTCAAAGCAACCTtgaagccaggtgctgtggctcacgcctgtaatcccagcactttgggaggctggggcgggtagatcacctgagatcaggagtttgagaccagcctggtcaacatggtgaaaccccatctctactaaaaatgcaaaaattagccaggcatggtggcacacacctgtagtcccagctacttgggaggctgaggcaggagaatctcttgaatctgggaggcagaggttgcagtgagctgagatcgtgccattgcactccgtcAAAAGcgaaaaagtgaaactccatgtcaaaaaaaaaaaaaaaaggaggctgggcgtggtagctcacacctgtaatcccagc is a window encoding:
- the LOC101129830 gene encoding large ribosomal subunit protein eL20-like; protein product: MKALGTEQQYKVVCHCLSTPKCHTLPLYHMQIFAPNHVVAKFHFWYFLSQLKKMKKSSGETVNCGQVFEKYPLWVKNFGIWLHYDSRSSTHNMYREYRDLTTMGAVTQCYQDMGTRYRVRAHFIQIMKVEEIAASKCWWPAVKQFHDSKIKFLLPHLVLCHQQKPRFTRRPNTFF